One Streptomyces formicae genomic window, CAACGATGGTCGGGGCACAGTAGCGGCCGATGGTGCGCAGATCGGCATAGACGGCGCGCAGAGTGGCAGCGTTGCGATTTTGTGATGCCATGACACTATTGGTCGCATTCCTTTTCGGCAGCTTGTTGGTTCCAGCCGTTGGGACTGCTTGGCTCGTGTGTATGCAGGCACTCCTCGTTTGTGGGCGCAAGTCGGCCTGGTGAATTCGGGTTGTGCTGGTTCCGGTGGTTGTCTTTTGGCCAGTTTGCCGCTGTAGGCGCATAGGGTTCTTGTTGTGCTGTTCCGCACCAGCCTGGCTGGTGCTCGGGTGATCTGCGGGCTGTTGTCAGACGGTGGGTGTCAGGCGGCGGTGTGTGCCCTTGGAGCACGCGATGTCTGCGGAAACGTGAACCGCCTCGTAGATGCGTTGGTGATCCTCCATTCCGGAGAGACGGAATGATCCCTGAGTCTGGTGGGGCAGACGATGCTGGGAACCGTCGTCTGGCAGGGGCTGTGTGTGTACGCGGCGGTAGGCGTTGTAGTCGATGTCGCGGCGTCGCGATATCGCTTCGAGGTGTGCGGTGGTGCGGAGCTGGGCGCGGTAGCCGGGGACGACTCGTCCGGTAAAGAATTCGGCGACGCTTCCGGAGCCGTAGCTGAAGAAGCCGAGCGTTTCTGCGTCGAGTTCGTCTTCTGCGTCCAGCAGGGACGCGAGGGCGAGATAGAGGGATGCGGTGTAGCTGTTGCCGATGATTTCGTTGTAGTGGGTCGTGGGTGCGATGGCGTGATCGGTTGCTGTGGCGTCGGCTTCGACGCCTGCAGTGTCGAGGAGGTGTCGGTGGGCTTTGAACGCCATGCGCGTGAAGGGCTGGTGGTAGCAGACGGTGCGGATCTTCTCGATCGAAAGGCCCTCGCGTGCCTGGTAGTCGTGCCATGCCCCTTCGACTGCTGCCAGGTAGGCGGCCATGGACTTCTTCCCGTTGACGAGAGCGGTGGCGCGGTAGTTGGGGCGCCAGAAGTCCATGACGTCGTGTGTGTACAGACCGGAGGGGGTGTTGATCTCGACGAGGGAGGGGTCGACTGAGACCAGCATGGCTACCGCGGCAGCCCCTTGGGTGGCCTCTCCCGGGCTGTCGAGGTCGTAGCAGGCGATGTCACTGGCGAGAACCAGGACCTGCTGCTCGGGCTCGCGCTGGACCAACGCGGCCGCGAACTGGAGGGCCGCAGTCGCTCCGTAGCAAGCTTGCTTGAGCTCGACGACCCGGATGTTCGAGGGGAGGTTGAGCAGCGAGTGAACGTACACGCCCGCCGCTTTGGACTGGTCGATGGATGTCTCGGTGGCAAAGAGGAGCGTGCAGATCCGGTCGGTGCCGTGGCGTTCGATGATCGGTGCCGCTGCGTCGGCAGCCATAGTGACGATGTCTTCGTCGGCGGCGGGTAGGCTCATCGCCTGCTGGCCGAGGCCTTTGTGGTATTTCGCCACGCTGGCGCCGGTGTGCTTGCTGAGTTCGGCGTGGGTGAGGACGAGGCTGCCTGTGCGAAAGGAGAGGTCGTGGATGCCTACGGCGCGATCATTGGTCATGGTGGCCTCCGTTGAGGCGTTCGAGACGGGTGTGGGCCTTCATGAGTTCGCCAGGATTGGTCTGGGCGGCGAGCAGCGACAGTTCGCCGCAGAGCACGGTGGCCGCGGCAAGGACGGCGAGACGGCGTGCGTTGTCACCGGCGGGGCGCTCCTCGCGGCAGCCGAGGGTGGTGAGTGTTTCCTCGATGAAGTCGAGGCCTTTACCGTTGCCGACGGTGCCAACGATCAGGTTGGGCAGGGTGCAGGAGAAGTAGAGTTCACCGCCGCGGTCTTCGGCGAGGGTGACGCCTTGGGAGCCTTCCACGATGTTGGCGGCGTCTTGGCCGGTGGCGAGGTAGAAGGCTAGAAGCATGTTCGCGTAGTGGGCGTTGGCGGAACGGATGCCGCCGGCCAGAAGCGTGCCCACCAGGTTCTTGTTGGTATTGAGTTTGGAAATTTGAGCAGCCGTGGTGTGCAGACGGCCTGTCACCACCTGCTCGGGGATGAGTATCTCCGTGGTCACCTTCTTGCCTCGGCCCAGGAGGCCGTTGATGGCGGTGGCTTTCTTGTCAGTGCAGTAGTTGGCGGAGATCGATCCGTAACGGATGCCGGGCACACACTCGAGAAGATGGCTCAGCAGGGCGTCTGCAGCAAGGGTGGTCATGTTGTGACCGGAGGCGTCCCCCGTGCTGAACTCGAAGCGCAGAAACAGTAAGCAGCCGACAATCTCGTCCCGCATGCTCAGCAGTTCGGCGAACCGGCTGGTGGCGCGTGTGAGGGCACGCAGTTCATCGATGCGCCCGTGTACGGCACGGGCAGCGGTGTGAGCGATTTCGGCGGTGTCCGCTTCGACGAGGACGGAGCGGGTCATGCGCTCGTCCATGAGGGTGGCAGTGATGCCGCTCTCGACCATCCTGGAAATCTGCGCGCCGCGACCGACGGCCGGCCATAGTGGCGACTCGTAGGTTGCCAGGGGCACCTCGGTCTCGGTGGTGGCCACGTTTCCCGACACGCGCAGCGGGCCGACCCAGCGCGTGGGAATATGCGCTTTGGTCCGCTTGTTCCGGTCGGAGGGCTTGGGCCGGGTGGGGTGTTCGTTCATCAGTGGTCTCCGTGGTGGTTTGGGGCTGTCGATATGGGGTCGATCGCAGAACAGGCGAAGGGAGCCGGATACGAGTAGGTCCCGGTCGGTGAGAGCGGCTGTGCTGTGGGTTCCCAGGAGTGTCATGAGCGCCCGAGCTGTTCCAGACAGTTGGTGATCTGCTGGATGAGAGCAGTTACCCCACCGGTGAGGAGGGTGGTGAGGAGGTTCCGGGGGCGTCCACCGCATGGGCTCCCAGGGCCAGTGCGCGGGCGGTATCCAGCGGGTGGCGGATGTCGCCCGATGCGAACAGGGGCAGGCCGTGGCCGCACGCGTCGAGCAGGGCGGCCGGAGCGGTCTCCTTCGGGCATGAAGGTCCCATCGGCGGCGATTGCCAAGTCGCCGTTGATCTCCCGGTTCTTATGCTGCCGCCGGCCATGGCGTTGATGTAAAGAGGGACTGGCCGGTCCAGTCCGCCGAACCGAGTGCGCAGTGAGATGCGGTCTCGGATGGTTCCAGCCAGAACGTGGTGGATGAAGTGCACTTCGTCGAACCGGCTGGGTGGGTGTGTTGGGTCGGCTAGGTCCTCATCGGCTATTTCGTGCTGCGCGACTGCCAGCCGCGCACAGTCGTCTTTGCGTGATCCGCTCACGGAGACAGTCCTCAGTCGAAGATGACGGAAGGGCGCAGGACCAGCCCCTGCCTGACGTACGGGCCCCTCGCGAGCGACCCGACATCGGCATCGGCATCGGCATCGGCATCGGCATCGGCATCGGCATCGGCCAGAGCGTCAGTGATCCGCAGCGGCAGCGCAGTGATCCCTGCTGCCGCCCATCGCGTTCGTAGAGCGAGGGCGTCGGTTGTTTCCGGCAGCAGTGCGATGCCGCAGTCTCCGCCGCCGGCACCGGAGGGCTTGCCTGCACCGCCGCAGGCCTCGGCGATGGTGCACAGCTCAGTCAGTTTCGGTGTGAAGATGCCGAGGGCTGTCTCATGGTCCAGGCCGGCCAGGAGGCGCCGCGCGTTGCGGATGGCGGCGAGAAGTGTCGCTGGATCCTGCTGTTCGAGCGCGTGCAACGCTGCTGTCACACAGTGCGCGCTACGCGCCAGGAACCGGCTGCGGCTCGTGCTGTGCCACCACTGGGTGCGGGACAGGTGGCTGACATGGGTGGAGGTGGAGGCCGGGCTGCCGCTCCAGCCAACGTGCAGGTGCGGTGTGTCCAGTGGTGACAGGGTGCGTGCTGTCAGCCCGGGCCACGTGGCCTGCAGCGTCTCTGCGACACCGGTCCGCCTCATGAGGTGCAGCAGACGGGCACGGTCCGGTGCGCGGTAGTGAATCCAGCCGCCCCATGTGCTGGCGGCCAAATCCGCACCGGAAGGGCCGGGGTCCACACGGATGCTCGCCAGCAGAGCCAGACGAAAGCGCAGTTCCGGCGACACTGGCATACCAAAGAAGTCCGTCAGGGCGTTGACAGCCGCGGCCGTCACCGCGCCGCTCGAGCCCAGTCCGATTTTGGTGCCCTGTTCGTGCAGCGTGCTGTGGACCGACAGTTGCACCGACACCGGCCGCAGCCCGAGCTGGGATCGCAGCTGGTCGACGACCTCGACTGTGGAGACCAGATGTGCGAGGGCCCCGCCGAGGTGACAGGCTTCCGCCGGGTCGGTGGGGCGCAATCCTGTCCGTGCACGGCACATTTCCACTTCGTGCGGTAGCAGATCAGTGGCAAGCACCACCTCGCCGCTGTCAGGCGGTGAGGCCTCCACGCTGATGAAACGGTCCACGGCCGCCACGATCGACGGCTGCCCCGGCTCCAGGACGGCGTACTCCCCAGCGATGAGGAGCTTGCCCGGCGCGCTGTGCGTGACCGTCGACGGCATCAGCGCACCGTCTTGTCGAGTGTCGCGCCGGGCCCGCTGCGGGCCACCACCGCCACGCAGCCCGACAGCTGACGCAGTACGCAGGCCACACGCTCCGCGTCGTCGCTGGCGCACAGAACTTTGACGTTGGGCCCGGCATCCATCGTCGCCCATGCCTGTAAGCCATGGGCGCGCATACGGTGCACCTCCTCAAGTACTCGGTGCGAAGCGGGGGTGCGGTAGTGCACGGGCGGCACCGCACTCTCCATGGTCTGATGCATGCCGAGGGCGTTACGCTCGGCAATTGCGCCCACGGTGGCGATATCGCCCCGGGCCAACGCCTCGCGCATGACCGTGCAGTCGCCACGGGCCATGCCGAGCCAGTCGGAGAAGAGTGGCGAAGTTTTCACCGTGCGCCGCATGGCCTCGCGGCTGGAGACCGGCTTGGGTCCGGTCTCCAGCAGGGCCGCGAC contains:
- a CDS encoding hydroxymethylglutaryl-CoA synthase, with the translated sequence MTNDRAVGIHDLSFRTGSLVLTHAELSKHTGASVAKYHKGLGQQAMSLPAADEDIVTMAADAAAPIIERHGTDRICTLLFATETSIDQSKAAGVYVHSLLNLPSNIRVVELKQACYGATAALQFAAALVQREPEQQVLVLASDIACYDLDSPGEATQGAAAVAMLVSVDPSLVEINTPSGLYTHDVMDFWRPNYRATALVNGKKSMAAYLAAVEGAWHDYQAREGLSIEKIRTVCYHQPFTRMAFKAHRHLLDTAGVEADATATDHAIAPTTHYNEIIGNSYTASLYLALASLLDAEDELDAETLGFFSYGSGSVAEFFTGRVVPGYRAQLRTTAHLEAISRRRDIDYNAYRRVHTQPLPDDGSQHRLPHQTQGSFRLSGMEDHQRIYEAVHVSADIACSKGTHRRLTPTV
- a CDS encoding hydroxymethylglutaryl-CoA reductase, coding for MNEHPTRPKPSDRNKRTKAHIPTRWVGPLRVSGNVATTETEVPLATYESPLWPAVGRGAQISRMVESGITATLMDERMTRSVLVEADTAEIAHTAARAVHGRIDELRALTRATSRFAELLSMRDEIVGCLLFLRFEFSTGDASGHNMTTLAADALLSHLLECVPGIRYGSISANYCTDKKATAINGLLGRGKKVTTEILIPEQVVTGRLHTTAAQISKLNTNKNLVGTLLAGGIRSANAHYANMLLAFYLATGQDAANIVEGSQGVTLAEDRGGELYFSCTLPNLIVGTVGNGKGLDFIEETLTTLGCREERPAGDNARRLAVLAAATVLCGELSLLAAQTNPGELMKAHTRLERLNGGHHDQ
- a CDS encoding phosphomevalonate kinase, producing MPSTVTHSAPGKLLIAGEYAVLEPGQPSIVAAVDRFISVEASPPDSGEVVLATDLLPHEVEMCRARTGLRPTDPAEACHLGGALAHLVSTVEVVDQLRSQLGLRPVSVQLSVHSTLHEQGTKIGLGSSGAVTAAAVNALTDFFGMPVSPELRFRLALLASIRVDPGPSGADLAASTWGGWIHYRAPDRARLLHLMRRTGVAETLQATWPGLTARTLSPLDTPHLHVGWSGSPASTSTHVSHLSRTQWWHSTSRSRFLARSAHCVTAALHALEQQDPATLLAAIRNARRLLAGLDHETALGIFTPKLTELCTIAEACGGAGKPSGAGGGDCGIALLPETTDALALRTRWAAAGITALPLRITDALADADADADADADADADVGSLARGPYVRQGLVLRPSVIFD